The window CTTTACGAGCAGGCAAGCTCCGTGGATGGAATGAACGGAGTAGAAGTAGCCTTTTTTGGGCTTGCCTTGAGGGATCTCCCATAACGATCTTTTCCTTAAATTTTCTTCGGGCCCAGCCTCGAGGTGTAGGGGCTAGAATGCGAGGCCCCATTATTCCTATGGGAAAAGAGGGAAGGTCGTTCTTGATAAATTCATCGAGAAGATTATTGAAACAGTGGGGAGGAATTTCGATGTCGGCATTAAGAAAGAAAAAAAAGTGAGGTAAATCCTTTTTAAAATAAACAATGCCTGTGTTTAGTGCCGCCCCGTATCCCTTGTTATCCAATTGGATCACCGCTGCTTCTGGAAATAGGGAGCTAATCAAACACAGGGTTTGATCTTGGGAACCTGGATCGACAAAGACGATTTTTTTGACATACTCTTTATGGATAGCCCGGGATAAGGAATCGGCCAGGGGAGGAAGGTCTCTTTCGTTATTGTAAGTCACAACGATGATTCCAACCCGGTTTTTGAGTGAAACTGTCATAATGGGGAGGGTTCTTTTTTAACCCTTTGTAAAAATAGCGACCACTTCTTCCCCAGATCGGGGAAAGAAAAAAGTTCGCCACGGGGCAACAAGATAACCGTAGAGTTTGTCTGGGGGAGGCTGACTTGAAAATTTCTGCAATGACCCTGCATTCTTATCGCCTTGCTTTGAGCGACATCGGAGTGTTCGTTTCTCCAGGTCGTCAACCACTCAAAGGATTGGACAGCTAATTGTCTTCCTATGAGCTCAAAGCCCTGGGGACTGATCAGAACAAGGTGGCGGGGAGGATCAAGCCCTCTCCAGGCAGGACCGAATGCCCTTGCCCATTGGCCAACCGGGTTAGGAGAGACGCTGACGAGCATTCCCCCAGGTTTTAAAGAGGAAAAAAGCTTGAGGAGCACCTCCTTCGGATCGGATAAATGCTCGATGACGTGGGAAAGGGTAATGGCCTCGTAGTGGTCCTTCTCAAGGGGACATTCTTCGATAGGAGCCTGGAATACTTCTATACCGAGATCTTTGCAGATTTGGGCCGCTCTTGGGTCGGGCTCTACTCCTTGAACTTCCCACCCAAGCTTCTTCATAAAGTAAAGAAAACAGCCGTTGCCGCATCCAACATCCAGCACTTTGCCCCTCATTGAGGCGGGCAGGAACCGGCATTCCGCCCGTGCCGCCATTTTGATCGGGGGAAAAAGGGCTAAAAGCTGGCCGAGCCGTGTGCTTTTCAGCCCATGGGAAGCTAATTCCTTGGAGTAACCCATGCCGGAAAGTTCGCTTACCCAGATTTTTTGCCAAGCCTTGGAAATGAAACTCTTGCTTCTTTCGATCCAATAGCTTTCATCGACTTTCTCATGGGTATAATAATCTCTAGGATAAAGCTTGGGAATATCTTCCTTGATGGGCTTTGGATCCATCCACATTGAAAAACAACTTTGGCAGCTCTTATAAGACCACCGGCCGGGAATCGATCCTAGGGGATCACCTACTTCTTTAAATGTCATTTTTCCTTCTCCTCCGCACACGGGGCAGAAAGGCACGGCTTCCAGGCTTATATCGTAAAGACTTTGATTCTTTACGGGCATACCCTAGCTCCTATGATTTCCTCGTAGATTTTCACAAGCTTCCGTGCATAGCTTTCCCAATTGTAGCAATGCTGGGCATCATAAGCCGCTTTTTCTCCCATTTCCCGGCATAGCCCAGGGTGGGTATATAAAAGTTCAAGGTAATAGGCGATTTTTTC is drawn from Methylacidiphilum infernorum V4 and contains these coding sequences:
- a CDS encoding glycosyltransferase, with amino-acid sequence MTVSLKNRVGIIVVTYNNERDLPPLADSLSRAIHKEYVKKIVFVDPGSQDQTLCLISSLFPEAAVIQLDNKGYGAALNTGIVYFKKDLPHFFFFLNADIEIPPHCFNNLLDEFIKNDLPSFPIGIMGPRILAPTPRGWARRKFKEKIVMGDPSRQAQKRLLLLRSFHPRSLPARKARSDRKSGEF
- a CDS encoding class I SAM-dependent methyltransferase yields the protein MPVKNQSLYDISLEAVPFCPVCGGEGKMTFKEVGDPLGSIPGRWSYKSCQSCFSMWMDPKPIKEDIPKLYPRDYYTHEKVDESYWIERSKSFISKAWQKIWVSELSGMGYSKELASHGLKSTRLGQLLALFPPIKMAARAECRFLPASMRGKVLDVGCGNGCFLYFMKKLGWEVQGVEPDPRAAQICKDLGIEVFQAPIEECPLEKDHYEAITLSHVIEHLSDPKEVLLKLFSSLKPGGMLVSVSPNPVGQWARAFGPAWRGLDPPRHLVLISPQGFELIGRQLAVQSFEWLTTWRNEHSDVAQSKAIRMQGHCRNFQVSLPQTNSTVILLPRGELFSFPDLGKKWSLFLQRVKKEPSPL